The following proteins are co-located in the Bacillus pumilus genome:
- a CDS encoding PRD domain-containing protein, with amino-acid sequence MFKIKKVLNSSVVLAEDQNQQEMVLFGRGIGYGQKPGQMIEEKKADQVFMSVDNMRAKEFLQLLDSMPQEFIDLTQHIVQYAEKRLNTNLNSGVYFTLMDHLNFAVERHKKNINITNRVYWEIKNYYTEEFEVGNYALELVNETLGIQLPKEEAANIAFHLINALGEESDSKDGMKYAKMIGSIVNLVRYTLNMKMDQENIHYSRFITHVKFFVERFYANKLLSDQENELFEQIAHLYPQAMDVAFKIKDYIKQVHSIVIPNDELTYLAVHIHRLISYQELK; translated from the coding sequence ATGTTTAAAATCAAAAAAGTTTTAAACTCGAGTGTGGTCCTGGCTGAAGATCAGAACCAACAGGAGATGGTTTTATTCGGCCGAGGGATCGGCTATGGACAGAAGCCGGGTCAAATGATAGAAGAGAAGAAGGCAGACCAAGTATTTATGTCAGTTGATAATATGAGGGCAAAAGAATTTCTTCAACTGTTAGATTCAATGCCTCAAGAGTTCATAGATTTAACTCAGCACATCGTTCAATACGCAGAAAAGCGCTTGAACACAAACCTAAATTCAGGTGTCTATTTCACCTTAATGGACCATTTGAATTTTGCAGTAGAACGACACAAAAAGAATATTAATATCACAAATCGCGTGTACTGGGAAATCAAAAACTATTATACTGAAGAATTTGAAGTAGGTAATTATGCGCTTGAGTTGGTTAATGAGACATTAGGCATACAATTACCAAAGGAAGAAGCGGCCAATATCGCCTTTCATTTAATCAATGCACTAGGTGAAGAATCCGATTCGAAAGATGGCATGAAATATGCAAAGATGATCGGGAGTATTGTCAATCTCGTGCGATATACGTTAAATATGAAAATGGATCAAGAGAATATTCATTACAGCCGGTTCATTACCCATGTGAAATTCTTTGTAGAAAGATTTTATGCAAATAAATTATTATCAGATCAAGAAAATGAGTTGTTTGAACAAATTGCTCACTTGTATCCTCAAGCGATGGATGTTGCCTTCAAAATCAAAGATTATATTAAACAGGTGCATAGTATCGTCATTCCTAATGATGAACTTACTTATCTTGCGGTACATATCCACCGCCTCATTTCTTATCAAGAATTAAAATAA
- a CDS encoding ABC transporter ATP-binding protein — translation MEHLIETERLSLQIDSLKGQKQTILKNIHLSIKAGEFVTIMGPSGCGKTSLLYQLSGIETASAGEIKYKDQLLSKMTDKQLTALRLTEMGFVFQHSHLLKNLNLFDNIIAAAYLAKKKPRKEVNERAKYLMEKLDIDHLADRYLSEVSGGQLQRASICRALMNEPDILFADEPTGALNSSTTKEVMNIFSKIHSEGTTLLLVTHDPKVALRSERMMFMNDGEIVSSLYLGKYERLTAEKREIRLNNWLQDLGF, via the coding sequence ATGGAACACTTAATAGAAACAGAGCGATTGTCTTTGCAAATTGATTCATTAAAAGGGCAAAAGCAAACTATTCTTAAAAATATTCATTTATCGATTAAGGCCGGAGAGTTCGTGACCATTATGGGACCTTCCGGATGCGGGAAAACCTCTTTGCTTTATCAGCTTAGCGGTATAGAAACAGCCTCAGCGGGAGAGATCAAATATAAAGACCAATTACTATCAAAAATGACAGACAAACAGTTAACGGCTCTGCGCTTAACAGAGATGGGGTTCGTCTTTCAACACAGCCACTTACTAAAGAATCTCAATTTATTTGATAACATTATCGCTGCAGCTTATTTAGCGAAAAAAAAGCCGAGAAAAGAAGTAAATGAACGAGCTAAATATTTAATGGAGAAACTTGATATTGATCATTTAGCAGATAGATATTTGTCAGAAGTATCTGGTGGACAGCTCCAAAGAGCCTCTATCTGTCGGGCTCTTATGAATGAACCAGACATTCTTTTTGCCGATGAGCCAACAGGTGCCCTTAATTCAAGTACCACAAAGGAAGTCATGAATATTTTTTCAAAAATTCACTCTGAAGGAACAACTCTACTTCTCGTCACACATGATCCGAAAGTTGCTCTCCGCTCTGAAAGAATGATGTTTATGAATGATGGAGAAATTGTATCCAGTTTATATTTAGGGAAATACGAACGCTTAACTGCTGAGAAACGAGAAATTAGGTTAAATAATTGGTTGCAAGATTTAGGGTTTTAA
- a CDS encoding Rap family tetratricopeptide repeat protein: MTIISAEQVGNRLNDWRIAIRKHDVQSAKAMYTELQELLQEMEENQEVLTYYSLLEGKYKLMLYERRGKKLNEQTELDCPSKTNDLIEYYFYLYKALYASYKRDYASAIGLFKIAEKKLQNIPDEIEVAEFHTKIANLYMLLRQSLISLHYIQNAIDIFKSHEGYERRLAAAIVIAAANFMDIGDFIRAESYYKKALHIANSLNDHFLTSQLYHNISILYAETGESKKCIDALEQALSDDDYLSSCYFHHSMFMLIKELLSIDERTQALYYFELVKQKHATEKSPIYTAKMNLLHHLYFTEDMVKKAQACFDEISILKELKDAEGARELSALAARHFEELGAIHQAYLFLKDAYHMEHTTLDWRNSNEKNEFTDFHFSHRCFRTNSVFQFLK, translated from the coding sequence ATGACTATCATTTCAGCTGAACAGGTGGGGAACCGTTTAAATGATTGGCGAATTGCGATTCGTAAGCATGATGTACAGAGTGCAAAGGCAATGTACACAGAATTACAGGAATTACTTCAAGAAATGGAAGAGAATCAGGAGGTCTTGACTTATTATTCATTGCTAGAAGGCAAGTATAAACTCATGTTATATGAACGAAGAGGTAAAAAACTGAATGAACAGACAGAGCTGGATTGCCCCTCTAAAACAAACGACTTAATTGAATACTATTTTTACCTTTACAAAGCCCTTTACGCTTCATATAAAAGAGACTATGCATCAGCGATTGGACTATTTAAAATTGCCGAGAAAAAACTACAAAACATTCCTGATGAAATAGAAGTAGCAGAATTCCATACAAAGATCGCAAACTTATATATGCTGCTTCGTCAAAGCCTGATTTCACTTCACTATATTCAGAATGCCATTGATATTTTTAAAAGTCATGAAGGCTATGAAAGAAGACTGGCGGCAGCCATTGTGATCGCCGCTGCTAATTTTATGGATATTGGTGACTTCATAAGAGCAGAAAGCTACTACAAAAAAGCATTACACATCGCAAACAGTCTAAACGATCATTTTCTAACATCACAGCTGTATCATAATATCAGCATTCTGTATGCTGAAACTGGAGAATCAAAAAAATGTATCGATGCACTAGAACAGGCTCTTAGTGATGATGACTATCTTTCATCGTGTTATTTCCATCACTCCATGTTTATGTTAATAAAAGAGCTGCTCTCCATCGATGAAAGAACACAAGCACTCTATTATTTCGAATTGGTCAAACAAAAACATGCAACGGAGAAAAGCCCCATCTATACAGCAAAAATGAATTTGCTCCACCATTTATATTTCACTGAGGATATGGTCAAAAAAGCTCAAGCCTGTTTCGATGAAATCAGCATTTTGAAAGAATTAAAGGATGCGGAGGGTGCCCGTGAATTAAGTGCACTGGCTGCCAGACACTTTGAAGAGCTGGGGGCAATTCATCAAGCCTATCTCTTTTTAAAGGACGCCTATCACATGGAACACACTACACTTGACTGGAGGAATTCAAATGAAAAAAATGAGTTTACTGATTTTCACTTTAGCCATCGTTGTTTTCGGACAAACAGTGTCTTTCAATTCCTTAAATGA